Proteins encoded together in one Streptomyces roseifaciens window:
- a CDS encoding TIGR04222 domain-containing membrane protein produces MPFGYFILIPGYALAALSAAYGWLLQARVRRFQHSRPPAHGPELASMTTAARWGRQPAAGGAARDVLEIAWLRGGAPRTADTALLTMQQDGLLDIDHQGLVSPAPGTLARTPVERAITAACAEAERHRTPIALRDLRERLIGHQETAAIGASLVERGLAFDAAHCRRFRIAHLLLRLCAKVYPVLAFLALVTMVSSFDTTDSGDAFSAPRHGLTVTVLLALAGIACKLVGTSVLPDPAPATPAGQDLVKNARRPRSRSPYATGAVATAAAATGGVALALALDGTGALDDAPLCDLLTECGVGSDSTDSTAWLSDIIGGFGSDSGPGGGSDSGDSGGGSSSDSGSSSDSSSGGGS; encoded by the coding sequence ATGCCCTTCGGGTATTTCATCCTCATACCCGGCTACGCCCTCGCCGCCCTGAGCGCGGCGTACGGCTGGCTGCTGCAGGCCCGCGTACGCCGGTTCCAGCACAGCCGGCCACCCGCCCACGGCCCGGAGCTCGCGTCCATGACCACCGCCGCCCGGTGGGGAAGACAGCCGGCCGCCGGCGGCGCCGCGCGCGACGTACTGGAGATCGCCTGGCTCCGGGGAGGCGCACCGCGGACCGCCGACACCGCGCTGCTCACCATGCAGCAGGACGGGCTGCTGGACATCGACCACCAAGGGCTCGTCTCCCCCGCCCCCGGAACCCTGGCGCGCACACCCGTCGAGCGGGCGATCACCGCCGCGTGCGCCGAAGCCGAGCGCCACAGGACGCCGATCGCCCTGCGCGACCTCCGGGAGAGGCTGATCGGCCATCAGGAGACCGCGGCCATCGGCGCCTCGCTCGTCGAGCGCGGCCTGGCCTTCGACGCCGCTCACTGCCGGCGGTTCCGCATCGCTCACCTGCTGCTGCGCCTGTGCGCCAAGGTGTATCCGGTGCTGGCGTTCCTGGCACTGGTCACGATGGTGTCCTCCTTCGACACGACCGATTCCGGCGACGCGTTCTCCGCCCCTCGTCACGGCCTGACCGTCACCGTCCTGCTGGCCCTCGCCGGCATCGCGTGCAAGTTGGTCGGCACCAGCGTGCTGCCCGACCCTGCGCCCGCAACGCCCGCCGGCCAGGACCTGGTGAAGAACGCACGGCGCCCCCGCTCCCGCTCCCCGTACGCAACCGGCGCGGTGGCCACGGCTGCCGCGGCCACCGGTGGGGTGGCCTTGGCGCTGGCACTCGACGGGACCGGCGCGCTGGACGACGCACCCCTGTGCGACCTCCTCACCGAGTGCGGCGTCGGCTCGGACTCCACGGACTCCACGGCGTGGTTGTCCGACATCATCGGCGGGTTCGGCAGTGACTCGGGCCCGGGCGGCGGCTCGGACTCGGGCGACTCCGGCGGCGGCAGCAGCAGCGACAGCGGTTCGAGCTCCGACAGCAGCAGCGGAGGCGGAAGCTGA
- a CDS encoding MarR family winged helix-turn-helix transcriptional regulator gives MQHTPETGKAPRKPTPAELEVVGLVPLLEPFYRGAVVRALMPAPLREAMETHGLTPRHGAVLPQLLAGQPLTVSEIARRLQVSLPTASDLVGGLSRAGIVERAEDPANRRRVLVSLAEEFRPPLETFIVRRTEPLLRALDGLSADERAGFLAGLTAWVREVQR, from the coding sequence ATGCAGCACACCCCAGAGACCGGGAAGGCCCCGCGGAAGCCGACACCGGCCGAGCTCGAAGTCGTCGGCCTCGTACCGCTGTTGGAGCCGTTCTACCGAGGAGCGGTGGTACGGGCACTGATGCCGGCACCGCTGCGCGAGGCGATGGAGACCCACGGGCTGACCCCCCGTCACGGCGCGGTCCTGCCCCAGCTGCTGGCCGGGCAGCCGCTGACCGTCAGCGAGATCGCCCGGCGGCTCCAGGTGTCGCTGCCCACCGCCAGCGACCTGGTCGGCGGCCTGAGCCGGGCCGGGATCGTGGAACGGGCCGAGGACCCGGCGAACCGCCGCCGGGTCCTGGTGTCCCTGGCCGAGGAGTTCCGCCCGCCGCTCGAAACCTTCATCGTCCGCCGCACCGAGCCGCTGCTGCGCGCCCTGGACGGGCTGTCGGCCGACGAGCGGGCGGGGTTCCTGGCGGGGCTCACCGCCTGGGTCCGCGAGGTGCAGAGGTAG